The following are encoded together in the Xanthobacter autotrophicus Py2 genome:
- a CDS encoding conserved hypothetical protein (KEGG: rpd:RPD_1259 hypothetical protein), whose amino-acid sequence MSVRLQIAAMLFMMIQAVLFFAGLLLVLLTPLAREAMALLPWVVTTTTIVSLPLSWWLAPRLRATTWQRHGTLEALK is encoded by the coding sequence ATGTCTGTCCGGCTTCAAATCGCGGCCATGCTGTTCATGATGATCCAGGCGGTGCTGTTCTTCGCCGGTCTGCTTCTGGTGCTGCTGACACCTTTGGCGCGGGAGGCCATGGCCCTCCTACCCTGGGTGGTGACCACCACCACCATCGTGTCGCTGCCGCTGTCCTGGTGGCTGGCACCGCGCCTGCGGGCGACCACCTGGCAGCGCCACGGCACCCTCGAAGCGCTGAAATGA
- a CDS encoding protein of unknown function DUF861 cupin_3 (PFAM: protein of unknown function DUF861 cupin_3~KEGG: pst:PSPTO_0091 hypothetical protein) codes for MMPMRHRIREAAMTVRSIRFDPRPAVEAASSTTVHEWYQDRTGAFSAGFWASHPCEIAVTYEEDEFCVLIEGTVELTDASGHTETYEAGASFLIPSGFTGTWKSVTAVRKFYVVHLPKAPAAQTSTG; via the coding sequence ATGATGCCGATGCGACACAGGATTAGGGAGGCCGCAATGACCGTCCGCTCCATCCGCTTCGATCCCAGGCCCGCCGTGGAGGCGGCCTCCAGCACCACTGTGCATGAGTGGTACCAGGACCGCACCGGCGCCTTCTCCGCCGGCTTCTGGGCCTCGCACCCGTGCGAGATCGCCGTGACCTATGAGGAGGACGAGTTCTGCGTCCTCATCGAAGGCACGGTGGAACTCACCGACGCCTCCGGCCACACCGAGACCTATGAGGCCGGCGCCTCCTTCCTCATTCCCTCGGGCTTCACCGGAACCTGGAAGAGCGTGACGGCGGTGCGCAAATTCTATGTGGTGCACCTGCCCAAGGCGCCCGCCGCCCAGACCTCCACAGGTTAG
- a CDS encoding major facilitator superfamily MFS_1 (PFAM: major facilitator superfamily MFS_1~KEGG: nha:Nham_0192 major facilitator superfamily MFS_1) yields the protein MPDTSPSPPVPALPVPRRAIFGWILFDPACQPYFTLITTFIFAPYFASAVAATPVEGQALWGFATGAAGLVIAVCSPVLGAVADAAGRRKPWIFAFGLMMMAGAAALWFAEPGNTARIPLVLAAFAIGTIGVEFATVFNNAIMPALVPKERLGRLSGAGWAAGYFGGLVALALMLGFFATQPDTGLTLLGRPPAFGLDAAAREGDRFSGPLTALWYAVLVIPMFLFVPDAPRAMPMGEAIRTGLGEIRRLIPRLKERPVLARFLLANMVYTDALVALFAFGGIYAAGTFGWGSIEIGIFGILLTLTGTAGALAGGWIDDALGPRTVILGALLVLLIACVGLLSLDRGAVLFGLVPTAPGSGLFGSVPEKIYLGLGLLIGAVAGPLQAASRTLLVRLAPAENMAECFGLFALSGKITSFAAPTCVALVTAATGSQKAGVAVLVAFFVLGAVLVRGRTGAHDADATQD from the coding sequence ATGCCTGACACCTCCCCTTCCCCGCCTGTTCCTGCGCTTCCAGTCCCGCGCCGGGCCATCTTCGGCTGGATCCTGTTCGATCCCGCCTGCCAGCCCTATTTCACACTCATCACCACGTTCATCTTCGCCCCCTATTTCGCATCGGCCGTGGCGGCGACGCCGGTCGAGGGACAGGCGCTGTGGGGGTTCGCCACCGGCGCGGCGGGGCTCGTCATCGCCGTGTGTTCTCCGGTGCTCGGGGCGGTGGCCGATGCGGCGGGGCGGCGCAAGCCGTGGATCTTCGCCTTCGGGCTGATGATGATGGCGGGCGCGGCGGCACTGTGGTTCGCCGAGCCGGGGAACACGGCACGCATCCCCCTCGTGCTCGCCGCCTTCGCCATCGGCACAATCGGGGTGGAGTTCGCCACCGTCTTCAACAATGCCATCATGCCCGCCCTGGTGCCCAAGGAACGGCTGGGACGGCTGTCGGGCGCCGGCTGGGCGGCGGGCTATTTCGGCGGGCTGGTGGCGCTGGCGCTGATGCTCGGCTTCTTCGCCACCCAGCCCGACACCGGCCTGACCCTCCTCGGCCGCCCGCCGGCCTTCGGGCTCGATGCGGCGGCACGGGAGGGCGACCGCTTCAGCGGGCCGCTGACGGCGCTGTGGTATGCCGTGCTGGTCATTCCCATGTTCCTGTTCGTGCCCGATGCGCCCCGCGCCATGCCCATGGGCGAGGCCATCCGCACCGGGCTCGGCGAGATCCGCCGCCTGATCCCGCGCCTGAAGGAGCGCCCGGTGCTGGCGCGCTTCCTCCTCGCCAACATGGTCTATACGGATGCGTTGGTGGCGCTGTTCGCCTTCGGTGGCATCTATGCGGCGGGCACCTTCGGCTGGGGCTCCATCGAGATCGGCATCTTCGGCATCCTTCTCACTCTCACCGGCACCGCCGGCGCGCTGGCCGGCGGCTGGATCGACGACGCACTGGGGCCGCGCACGGTGATCCTGGGCGCGCTGCTGGTGCTGCTCATTGCCTGCGTCGGCCTGCTCTCGCTGGATCGCGGCGCGGTCCTCTTTGGCCTGGTACCCACCGCGCCGGGCAGCGGGCTCTTCGGCTCGGTGCCGGAGAAGATCTATCTGGGACTGGGCCTGCTTATCGGCGCAGTGGCCGGGCCGTTGCAGGCGGCAAGCCGCACCCTGCTGGTTCGGCTTGCGCCGGCCGAAAACATGGCGGAATGCTTCGGCCTGTTCGCCCTTTCGGGCAAGATCACCTCGTTCGCCGCCCCCACCTGCGTGGCGCTGGTGACGGCGGCCACCGGCAGCCAGAAGGCGGGGGTGGCCGTGCTCGTCGCCTTCTTCGTCCTCGGCGCCGTGCTGGTGCGCGGGCGGACGGGGGCACATGATGCCGATGCGACACAGGATTAG
- a CDS encoding protein of unknown function UPF0118 (PFAM: protein of unknown function UPF0118~KEGG: bra:BRADO5979 conserved hypothetical protein; putative membrane protein, membrane transport protein): MLRSGEPSFKLPVLGPGQDRLVTFFAAIAIVTVLYLGRDVFVPIAVAILLAFVLAPVIMVLRRIRIPRTAAVVTVVLVTFLGLMALGGMIALQVTDLVAELPQYRMNMRDKIKSLKEAASGSGTFERTMDLVQDLSREIDGPQAGQGLAAGATDGRPVLVEVHEPPPGTLGTISAVVTPLLHPLATFGIVFIFVLFILLQREDLRNRFVRLAGAHDLQRTTAALDDAGSRLSRFFLAQVALNASFGAVIGLGLWIIGVPSPFLWGLAAAVLRFVPYIGAAIAAALPIGLALAVDPGWTMVLSTVALFLVVEPVVGHVIEPLLYGRSTGLSPVAVIAAATFWTWLWGPIGLLLSTPLTLCLVVLGRHVESLEFLDVALGDQPPLSASELLYQRLLAGDPLEAAAAAEEHLKEKSLADYADQVALPALRLAQRDAARGVLDEARQTRLKETLAELLDYLPDPGDLVGPPTEGTPHVLILSARSGLDEAAALLFAHRLRQSGLRCETRSRGGLGRPVGDEVNLLVLSYLSPATPAHRRYTIRRLKRDVPGRRVIVADWGIEQGQPERLEGEDAVVSSISAAMEAVATLPEPPAAPPQAAAPAVLRAGAA; encoded by the coding sequence ATGCTGCGTTCGGGTGAACCGTCCTTCAAGTTGCCCGTGCTCGGACCCGGGCAGGATCGGCTCGTCACCTTCTTCGCCGCCATCGCCATCGTCACGGTGCTGTATCTGGGGCGCGACGTGTTCGTGCCCATTGCCGTGGCGATCCTGCTCGCCTTCGTGCTGGCGCCGGTCATCATGGTGTTGCGCCGCATCCGCATCCCGCGCACGGCAGCGGTGGTGACGGTGGTGCTGGTGACTTTCCTCGGCCTCATGGCGCTCGGCGGGATGATCGCCCTGCAGGTCACCGACCTTGTGGCGGAACTCCCCCAGTACCGCATGAACATGCGGGACAAGATCAAGTCCCTCAAGGAGGCCGCCAGCGGCTCGGGCACCTTCGAGCGCACGATGGATCTGGTGCAGGACCTCAGCCGTGAGATCGACGGTCCGCAGGCCGGGCAGGGGCTGGCGGCGGGCGCAACCGACGGGCGGCCGGTGCTGGTGGAGGTTCACGAGCCGCCGCCGGGCACGCTGGGCACAATCTCGGCGGTGGTGACGCCCCTGCTGCATCCCCTCGCCACCTTCGGCATCGTCTTCATCTTCGTGCTGTTCATCCTGCTGCAGCGCGAGGACCTGCGAAACCGCTTCGTGCGGCTCGCGGGTGCGCACGATCTCCAGCGCACCACGGCGGCCCTCGACGATGCGGGGAGCCGGCTGTCGCGGTTCTTCCTGGCCCAGGTGGCGCTCAATGCCTCCTTCGGCGCGGTCATCGGGCTCGGCCTTTGGATCATCGGCGTGCCGAGTCCCTTCCTGTGGGGGCTGGCGGCGGCGGTGCTGCGCTTCGTGCCCTACATCGGCGCGGCCATCGCGGCGGCCTTGCCCATCGGCCTTGCGCTGGCGGTGGATCCCGGCTGGACCATGGTGCTGTCCACCGTCGCCCTGTTCCTGGTGGTGGAGCCGGTGGTGGGCCATGTGATCGAGCCCCTGCTCTATGGCCGCTCCACCGGCCTGTCGCCGGTGGCGGTGATCGCGGCGGCCACCTTCTGGACCTGGCTGTGGGGGCCGATCGGGCTGCTGCTCTCCACCCCGCTCACGCTCTGCCTGGTGGTGCTGGGCCGGCACGTGGAGAGCCTTGAATTCCTCGACGTTGCGCTGGGCGACCAGCCGCCCCTGTCGGCCAGCGAGCTGCTCTACCAGCGCCTGCTGGCGGGGGATCCGCTGGAGGCGGCGGCCGCCGCGGAGGAGCACCTGAAGGAGAAGTCGCTCGCCGATTACGCCGATCAGGTTGCGCTGCCGGCGTTGCGGCTGGCCCAGCGCGATGCGGCCCGCGGCGTGCTGGATGAGGCGCGCCAGACCCGCCTCAAGGAAACCCTCGCCGAGCTGCTCGACTACCTGCCTGATCCGGGCGACCTGGTCGGTCCGCCGACCGAGGGCACCCCTCACGTCCTCATCCTGTCGGCCCGCTCCGGGCTGGACGAGGCGGCGGCGCTGCTGTTCGCCCACCGGTTGCGCCAATCCGGCTTGCGGTGCGAGACGCGCTCGCGGGGCGGGCTCGGTCGGCCCGTGGGGGATGAGGTGAACCTGCTGGTCCTGTCCTATCTGTCGCCGGCCACGCCCGCGCACCGGCGCTACACCATCCGCCGCCTGAAGCGCGATGTGCCGGGCCGGCGGGTCATCGTCGCCGACTGGGGCATCGAGCAGGGGCAGCCCGAGCGGCTCGAAGGCGAGGACGCCGTGGTCAGCTCCATTTCGGCGGCGATGGAGGCGGTAGCGACGCTGCCGGAGCCCCCCGCTGCTCCCCCCCAGGCTGCGGCACCGGCAGTGTTGCGGGCCGGCGCGGCCTGA
- a CDS encoding NAD-glutamate dehydrogenase (PFAM: NAD-glutamate dehydrogenase~KEGG: bja:blr7995 hypothetical protein) yields the protein MNIMGFQAGAINWGDPTSLAELKAQIAAQAPSLPAGFVDTFLSATALEDLAPLTPSCVALLLSEAWSHVSSRPRGQSSVRIFNPELHGGPVTVIEAVNDDMAFLYTSLAGEIIECGLELKLAAHPILHVERNAEGAVTGLELPLRRGELSEENRESLIHIHVPAMGEAERTQLKAVLARVLKDVGVVNDDFSAMRKQVRSLSKGYRREKRPYDADAQEEAADVLEWLTENNFVFLGLRHYELIADGSLRAEPNSGLGILRDPDVHELRLGNQPVVTTPEICAFLESPSPLLFTKASLRSLVHRRDMMDYVGIKAHDDDGRVVGEVRLIGLFTATAYTQPVREIPYLRLKAASVVKETGLEPGSHSAHALQTLLETYPRDDLFQISTETLLVHAREILSLYDRPRLKVMARADRFDRFVSVLVFLPRERFDAEVRDKTGAILARAFEGRVASVDQDFVTGIPLIRVHYIIDRSGGRIPEVDRGALERQVANAMLSWGDRLGFAISALPGIDWEMAALLKHRYAFAFGPDYEAAYDVATALADIDRLERLTPARPVALDFYRRPGDDERRISLRLLSFGAPLPLSTRVPMLESMGLRAINERSYRIEPTGEAARSWLHDMTLERADGGSISMAGADERLEDCLNAVLRGAAANDGYNALVLDAALSFREVALVRALGHYIRQAGIPFSQDYIWQTLNAHGALARSIMALFHARFDPTLDPSAEARAAREAPLRAAIDDELAEVSSLDQDRILRRFVNLVDAAIRTTFYQSDDEGRPKEAIAIKFESAKVEGLVLPRPLYEVFVYSPRVEGVHLRFGKVARGGLRWSDRPQDFRTEVLGLVKAQQVKNAVIVPVGAKGGFVPKRLPAGGSREAVMAEGTAAYEIFVSSLLDLTDNLKGGQVVHPADTVRLDGDDPYLVVAADKGTATFSDTANAISARHGFWLDDAFASGGSVGYDHKAMGITARGAWEAVKRHFREMDIDIQVTPVTVAGVGDMSGDVFGNGMLLSRALKLVAAFDHRHIFIDPNPDPASSFAERQRLFNLPRSSWADYDASLISKGGGVFPRSAKSIDLSDEVRALLRFPKAHATPAELITAILKAQVDLLFFGGIGTYVRASTETDAQVGDRANDAVRIAASDLGAKVVGEGANLGMTQRSRIEAARRGVKLNTDAIDNSAGVNTSDVEVNIKIALALPLERGDLTTPDRAALLKQMTDEVGALVLRNNYLQTLALSLAENKGADDLAFQQRLMQMLEARGELDRAVEFLPSDAEIADRRSRGEHLTRPELAVLLAYAKLALDQDLVASNVPDDAYLSGELVNYFPREIKERYPHAIETHRLHREIIATGLSNAIVNQGGPSCLARIADQTGADAPAIARAFAAVRDSYHVPELNAAIDALDTKVLGAVQLGLYAAVQDLVVGRTIWFLGNVSFADGIAGVVERYRTGIAAVAAVLEESLPEAWRREREARMADLIGQNVPEDLARKIAFMPGLAAASDIALIAETTGKSIPSAASTFFAAGRTFAIDDLFMQARSILAPDYYDRLALDRSLAQLETFMRRITELMLVDDVAGEAAVNAFICARHEEVERMRRTVREIAASGLSLSKLTLAASLLSDLVRS from the coding sequence ATGAACATCATGGGATTTCAAGCCGGCGCGATCAATTGGGGGGATCCCACCAGCCTGGCGGAGCTAAAGGCGCAGATCGCGGCGCAGGCCCCATCCCTGCCCGCAGGCTTCGTCGACACCTTCCTCTCCGCCACGGCGCTCGAAGATCTCGCTCCCCTTACGCCGTCCTGCGTCGCCCTACTGCTGAGCGAGGCGTGGTCCCATGTCTCAAGCCGGCCCCGGGGGCAGTCCTCCGTGCGCATTTTCAATCCTGAGCTTCATGGCGGGCCGGTCACCGTGATCGAGGCGGTGAACGACGACATGGCGTTCCTCTATACTTCGCTGGCCGGTGAAATCATCGAGTGCGGGCTGGAACTGAAGCTCGCCGCCCACCCCATCCTCCATGTGGAGCGCAACGCGGAAGGCGCAGTGACCGGGCTGGAGCTTCCTCTCCGCAGGGGCGAGCTGTCCGAGGAGAACCGCGAGAGCCTGATCCACATTCACGTCCCGGCCATGGGCGAGGCGGAGCGGACGCAGCTCAAGGCCGTCCTCGCAAGGGTGCTCAAGGACGTGGGAGTCGTGAACGACGACTTCTCCGCAATGCGCAAGCAGGTGAGGAGCCTGAGCAAGGGCTATCGCCGCGAGAAACGCCCCTACGATGCCGACGCCCAGGAGGAGGCCGCGGATGTGCTGGAATGGCTGACCGAGAACAACTTTGTCTTCCTCGGCCTACGGCACTATGAACTCATCGCGGACGGAAGCCTCAGGGCGGAGCCCAACAGCGGCCTCGGCATCCTGCGCGATCCCGATGTGCACGAGTTGCGCCTCGGCAACCAGCCGGTGGTGACGACGCCGGAGATCTGTGCCTTCCTCGAAAGCCCCTCCCCGCTGCTGTTCACCAAGGCCAGCCTGCGCTCGCTCGTTCATCGGCGCGACATGATGGACTACGTGGGCATAAAGGCCCATGACGACGACGGCCGCGTGGTGGGCGAGGTGCGCCTCATTGGCCTGTTCACCGCCACCGCCTACACCCAGCCGGTGCGCGAGATCCCGTATCTCAGGCTCAAGGCGGCATCGGTGGTGAAGGAAACCGGCCTCGAGCCCGGAAGCCATTCGGCCCACGCCCTCCAGACCCTGCTCGAGACCTATCCGCGCGACGACCTGTTCCAGATCAGCACGGAAACGCTGCTGGTCCACGCCCGCGAGATCCTCTCTCTCTACGACCGTCCACGCCTCAAGGTGATGGCGCGCGCGGACCGGTTCGACCGCTTCGTCTCGGTCCTCGTCTTCCTGCCCCGCGAGCGGTTCGACGCGGAAGTGCGGGACAAGACAGGCGCCATCCTCGCCCGTGCCTTCGAAGGCAGGGTGGCATCGGTCGATCAGGATTTCGTCACTGGCATCCCGCTCATCCGCGTCCACTACATCATCGATCGCAGCGGTGGCCGCATTCCGGAGGTGGACCGCGGCGCGCTGGAACGGCAAGTGGCGAATGCCATGCTCTCCTGGGGCGACCGGCTCGGCTTCGCCATTTCCGCCTTGCCCGGCATCGACTGGGAAATGGCGGCGCTCCTGAAGCACCGCTACGCTTTCGCGTTCGGCCCTGACTACGAGGCGGCATACGACGTCGCGACCGCACTCGCCGACATCGACCGGCTGGAGCGCCTGACGCCCGCGCGCCCCGTCGCCCTCGACTTCTACCGCCGCCCGGGCGACGACGAGCGGCGCATCTCCCTGCGCCTCCTCTCCTTCGGCGCGCCACTGCCCCTCTCTACCCGCGTGCCCATGCTGGAGAGCATGGGCCTTCGGGCCATCAACGAGCGCTCCTATCGCATCGAACCCACCGGCGAGGCGGCGCGCAGCTGGCTGCACGACATGACGCTGGAGCGCGCCGATGGCGGTTCCATCTCGATGGCGGGTGCCGACGAGCGACTGGAGGACTGCCTCAACGCCGTGCTGCGCGGCGCGGCGGCGAACGACGGCTACAACGCGCTGGTGCTCGACGCCGCCCTCTCCTTCCGCGAAGTGGCTCTGGTGCGTGCGCTCGGCCACTATATCCGGCAGGCGGGCATCCCGTTCTCCCAGGACTATATCTGGCAGACCCTGAACGCCCATGGCGCGCTCGCCCGCTCCATCATGGCCCTGTTCCACGCCCGCTTCGACCCCACGCTCGATCCCTCGGCCGAGGCGCGCGCTGCCCGTGAGGCGCCCTTGCGCGCCGCCATCGACGACGAACTCGCCGAGGTGTCGAGCCTCGACCAGGATCGCATCCTGCGGCGCTTCGTGAACCTCGTGGACGCGGCCATCCGCACCACCTTCTACCAAAGCGATGACGAGGGTCGGCCCAAGGAGGCCATCGCCATCAAGTTCGAGAGCGCGAAGGTGGAGGGCCTCGTCCTCCCCCGCCCGCTCTATGAGGTGTTCGTCTATTCGCCTCGAGTGGAAGGCGTGCACCTGCGCTTCGGCAAGGTGGCGCGCGGCGGCTTGCGCTGGTCCGACCGGCCGCAGGATTTCCGTACCGAGGTCCTCGGCCTCGTGAAGGCCCAGCAGGTGAAGAATGCGGTGATCGTGCCTGTGGGCGCCAAGGGCGGCTTCGTGCCCAAGCGCCTGCCCGCCGGCGGCAGCCGCGAGGCGGTGATGGCCGAAGGCACCGCCGCCTACGAGATCTTCGTCTCCAGCCTGCTCGACCTGACCGACAACCTGAAGGGCGGGCAGGTGGTGCACCCTGCCGACACGGTGCGCCTCGACGGCGACGACCCCTATCTCGTGGTGGCGGCCGACAAGGGCACGGCCACCTTCTCCGACACAGCCAACGCCATCTCGGCCCGCCACGGCTTCTGGCTGGACGACGCCTTCGCTTCCGGCGGCTCGGTGGGCTACGACCACAAGGCCATGGGCATCACCGCCCGCGGCGCCTGGGAAGCGGTGAAGCGCCACTTCCGCGAGATGGACATCGACATCCAGGTGACCCCGGTCACGGTCGCGGGCGTCGGCGACATGTCCGGCGACGTGTTCGGCAACGGCATGCTGCTGTCGCGCGCGCTCAAGCTGGTGGCGGCCTTCGACCACCGCCACATCTTCATCGATCCCAACCCGGACCCGGCGTCCTCCTTCGCCGAGCGCCAGCGCCTGTTCAACCTGCCCCGTTCCTCCTGGGCCGACTATGACGCATCGCTCATCTCCAAGGGCGGCGGCGTGTTCCCGCGCAGCGCCAAGAGCATCGACCTGTCGGACGAAGTGCGGGCCCTGCTGCGCTTCCCCAAGGCCCATGCCACGCCGGCCGAACTCATCACCGCCATCCTGAAGGCGCAGGTGGACCTCTTGTTCTTCGGCGGCATCGGCACCTATGTGCGCGCCTCCACCGAAACCGACGCGCAGGTGGGCGACCGCGCCAACGACGCGGTTCGCATCGCAGCCAGTGACCTCGGCGCCAAGGTGGTGGGCGAGGGCGCGAACCTCGGCATGACCCAGCGCTCGCGCATCGAGGCTGCGCGCCGGGGCGTGAAGCTCAACACCGACGCCATCGACAATTCGGCCGGCGTCAACACCTCCGACGTGGAGGTGAACATCAAGATCGCCCTCGCCTTGCCGCTGGAGCGGGGCGACCTGACCACCCCCGACCGCGCCGCGCTGCTGAAGCAGATGACCGACGAGGTCGGCGCCCTCGTGCTGCGCAACAACTATCTGCAGACGCTGGCGCTGTCCTTGGCCGAGAACAAGGGCGCGGACGACCTCGCCTTCCAGCAGCGCCTGATGCAGATGCTGGAGGCGCGCGGCGAGCTGGACCGGGCGGTGGAATTCCTGCCCTCCGACGCCGAGATCGCCGACCGGCGCTCGCGCGGGGAACACCTCACCCGGCCCGAGCTGGCGGTGCTGCTCGCCTACGCCAAGCTGGCGCTGGACCAGGACCTCGTCGCCTCCAACGTGCCGGACGACGCCTATCTTTCCGGGGAGCTGGTGAATTACTTCCCGCGCGAGATCAAGGAACGCTACCCCCACGCCATCGAGACCCACCGGCTGCACCGGGAGATCATCGCCACCGGCCTGTCCAATGCCATCGTCAACCAGGGCGGGCCGTCGTGCCTCGCCCGGATCGCCGACCAGACCGGCGCCGACGCCCCGGCCATCGCCCGCGCCTTCGCCGCCGTGCGTGACAGCTACCATGTGCCGGAGCTGAACGCCGCCATCGACGCCCTCGACACCAAGGTGCTAGGTGCAGTGCAGCTCGGCCTCTACGCCGCGGTGCAGGACCTGGTGGTGGGGCGGACCATCTGGTTCCTCGGCAACGTCTCCTTCGCCGATGGCATCGCCGGGGTGGTGGAGCGCTATCGCACCGGGATCGCGGCGGTGGCCGCCGTGCTGGAAGAAAGCCTGCCGGAGGCCTGGCGCCGCGAGCGCGAGGCGCGCATGGCCGACCTCATCGGCCAGAACGTGCCGGAAGACCTCGCCCGCAAGATCGCCTTCATGCCGGGCCTCGCTGCGGCCTCCGACATCGCCCTCATCGCCGAGACCACGGGCAAGTCCATCCCCAGCGCCGCCAGCACCTTCTTCGCGGCGGGGCGGACCTTCGCCATCGACGACCTGTTCATGCAGGCCCGCAGCATCCTGGCGCCGGACTATTACGACCGGCTCGCCCTCGACCGGTCTCTGGCCCAGCTGGAGACCTTCATGCGCCGCATCACCGAGCTGATGCTGGTGGACGACGTGGCGGGGGAAGCGGCGGTGAACGCCTTCATCTGCGCCCGCCACGAGGAGGTGGAGCGCATGCGCCGCACCGTGCGCGAGATCGCGGCCTCCGGCCTCAGCCTCTCCAAGCTGACGCTGGCCGCGAGCCTGCTCTCGGACCTGGTGCGCAGCTGA
- a CDS encoding uncharacterized peroxidase-related enzyme (TIGRFAM: alkylhydroperoxidase like protein, AhpD family; uncharacterized peroxidase-related enzyme~PFAM: Carboxymuconolactone decarboxylase~KEGG: rde:RD1_0953 hypothetical protein): MRRASKTPVAKAVAPAPARVRDDLPAIALPLSPAELDPANRAYFDKCLEKIGFVPNVLQAYAFDMAKLSAFAAMYNDLMLAPSGLSKLEREMIAVVVSAVNRCYYCLTAHGAAVRQLSGDPILGEQLVMNYRAARLDPRRRAMLDFAAKLTERPNEVEEEDREALRRVGLSERDIWDVSAVVGFFNMSNRIASATDMRPNEAYHAQARTLPE, from the coding sequence GTGCGGCGGGCGTCGAAAACGCCGGTCGCGAAGGCCGTGGCGCCCGCTCCGGCGCGGGTGCGGGACGACCTTCCGGCCATCGCGCTTCCGCTGTCGCCGGCGGAGCTTGATCCTGCCAACCGGGCGTATTTTGACAAGTGCCTGGAGAAGATCGGCTTCGTTCCGAACGTGCTTCAGGCCTATGCGTTCGACATGGCGAAGCTTTCGGCCTTCGCGGCCATGTACAACGACCTGATGCTCGCGCCGTCCGGCCTCTCAAAGTTGGAACGGGAGATGATCGCGGTGGTCGTGTCCGCCGTGAACCGCTGTTACTACTGTCTCACTGCCCACGGTGCGGCGGTGCGCCAGCTGTCCGGCGATCCCATCCTGGGCGAGCAACTCGTGATGAATTATCGCGCCGCAAGGCTCGATCCCCGCCGGCGCGCCATGCTCGACTTCGCCGCCAAGCTCACCGAACGCCCCAATGAGGTGGAGGAGGAGGACCGCGAGGCCCTGCGCCGCGTCGGTCTCTCGGAGCGGGACATCTGGGATGTCTCGGCGGTGGTGGGCTTCTTCAACATGTCGAACCGAATCGCCTCGGCCACCGACATGCGCCCCAACGAGGCCTACCACGCCCAGGCCCGCACCCTGCCGGAGTGA
- a CDS encoding conserved hypothetical protein; putative exported protein (KEGG: bra:BRADO0724 conserved hypothetical protein; putative exported protein): MASLADSVRGRRRGAAEAVVSLLLPLLLTVGFLVAAGGAGRAQPAVPPEDCDRAAWPLATDRARLAAPGLRPVRNGDTLVLPNDSALRFILVPQAGANLPVRPRHGEEGAFAGVVDLKVPPPERVWQVTVSANTWIDVVVSGRPLTPVAFTGVHACPGLRKSLRFRIPDGDVRLQVSGAEGARLDLLITPVD, encoded by the coding sequence ATGGCATCCCTGGCAGATTCGGTGCGCGGCAGACGGCGCGGGGCCGCTGAGGCGGTTGTATCGCTGCTCCTCCCGCTGCTCCTGACGGTCGGATTTCTCGTGGCAGCCGGTGGAGCGGGCAGGGCGCAACCAGCCGTCCCGCCGGAGGATTGCGACCGCGCCGCCTGGCCGCTGGCGACGGACCGGGCGCGGCTCGCGGCGCCCGGCCTGCGCCCGGTGCGAAACGGCGACACGCTGGTTCTGCCGAACGACAGCGCCTTGCGCTTCATCCTGGTGCCGCAGGCGGGGGCGAATCTCCCCGTCCGGCCGCGCCATGGAGAGGAGGGAGCCTTCGCCGGGGTGGTGGACCTGAAGGTGCCACCACCCGAGCGGGTATGGCAGGTCACGGTTTCGGCAAATACCTGGATCGACGTGGTGGTCAGCGGCCGACCCCTGACGCCTGTCGCCTTCACCGGGGTGCACGCCTGTCCGGGCCTGCGCAAGAGCCTGCGCTTCAGGATTCCGGACGGCGACGTGCGGCTCCAGGTGTCGGGCGCGGAGGGCGCGCGGCTCGATCTCCTGATCACGCCCGTGGATTAA